In a single window of the Candidatus Eisenbacteria bacterium genome:
- a CDS encoding T9SS type A sorting domain-containing protein: protein MKWKIALLTLGMLAMGMGSAHAQHTFDGNIIWNNGGVVRDQCGGLGTQLVYESFWNDIEVDPKFVGNPLYPGNNWVVDSTSIASGWHDCIATIEHVVADDCDTCDCERVFEQVCYRGAIPPLGMGEDWTRGWICDTAFATHYGGPLPALNYFTFRTGVQATQTWVADSVYVLQGKVSFPSGTTLTIEPGTRIIGENASAGFLAINRGAKIYAIGTKDQPIVATTDLDPPTVGGWGGIVIHGGAASNCDCDGCLTDTDSCASEGGNAGFYCGSNDCDDSGELKYVRVQYSGVDIATDNELNCFTWNGVGCETRLSYLNAFMGKDDLFEFFGGKANAHHLVGCGGGDDGVDWQLGFRGTVQFAVIQQYRFQGDKGIEADNSEYDFNACCRSNPLIANCTFIGPEVDTTAASPTYGIHLRRGTDAAIFNSIIAYYPNHGVRYEHSQSCARGANPQVPAYDCGAAVGVDMADGADARPTMTAWTHTSPNPVRDKAKFFFRLPAAGHTTLTVYDARGRQVDKVVDSGYAAGEHQVTWTPGSDMASGVYFYRLDTSNGPVTGRFTVLR, encoded by the coding sequence ATGAAGTGGAAGATCGCCTTGCTGACGCTGGGGATGCTCGCGATGGGCATGGGATCCGCCCATGCGCAGCACACCTTCGACGGCAACATCATCTGGAACAACGGCGGTGTCGTCCGCGACCAGTGCGGCGGCCTGGGCACCCAGCTCGTCTACGAGTCCTTCTGGAACGACATCGAAGTGGATCCCAAGTTCGTGGGCAATCCGCTCTACCCGGGCAACAACTGGGTCGTCGATTCCACCAGCATCGCCAGCGGCTGGCACGACTGCATCGCCACGATCGAGCACGTGGTCGCCGACGACTGCGACACCTGCGACTGCGAGCGTGTGTTCGAGCAGGTCTGCTACCGCGGCGCGATCCCGCCCCTCGGCATGGGCGAGGACTGGACCCGCGGCTGGATCTGCGACACCGCCTTCGCCACCCACTACGGCGGCCCCCTTCCGGCCCTGAACTACTTCACCTTCCGGACCGGCGTGCAGGCCACCCAGACCTGGGTCGCCGACTCCGTGTACGTGCTCCAGGGGAAGGTCAGCTTTCCCTCCGGCACGACCCTGACCATCGAGCCGGGCACCCGGATCATCGGTGAGAACGCTTCCGCCGGCTTCCTGGCCATCAACCGGGGCGCCAAGATCTACGCCATCGGCACCAAGGACCAGCCGATCGTCGCCACCACCGACCTGGATCCGCCGACCGTCGGCGGCTGGGGCGGCATCGTGATCCACGGCGGCGCTGCGTCGAACTGCGACTGCGACGGCTGCCTCACCGACACCGACTCCTGCGCCTCCGAGGGGGGGAACGCCGGCTTCTACTGCGGCTCCAACGACTGCGACGACAGCGGCGAGCTGAAGTACGTGCGCGTCCAATACTCGGGCGTGGACATCGCCACCGACAACGAGCTGAACTGCTTCACCTGGAACGGCGTCGGCTGTGAGACCCGCCTCTCCTACCTGAACGCCTTCATGGGCAAGGACGACCTCTTCGAGTTCTTCGGCGGCAAGGCCAACGCCCACCACCTGGTCGGCTGCGGCGGCGGCGACGACGGCGTGGACTGGCAGCTCGGCTTCCGCGGCACCGTCCAGTTCGCCGTGATCCAACAATACCGGTTCCAGGGCGACAAGGGAATCGAGGCGGACAACAGCGAGTACGATTTCAACGCCTGCTGCCGCTCCAACCCGCTTATCGCCAACTGCACCTTCATCGGTCCCGAGGTGGACACCACGGCGGCCTCGCCGACCTACGGCATCCACCTCCGCCGGGGGACCGACGCGGCGATCTTCAACAGCATCATCGCCTACTACCCGAACCACGGCGTCCGCTACGAGCACAGCCAGTCCTGCGCCCGCGGCGCCAACCCGCAGGTGCCGGCTTACGACTGCGGCGCCGCGGTGGGCGTGGACATGGCGGACGGCGCCGACGCCCGTCCGACCATGACCGCCTGGACCCACACCTCGCCGAACCCGGTCCGCGACAAGGCGAAGTTCTTCTTCCGCCTCCCCGCGGCCGGCCACACCACCCTCACGGTCTATGACGCCCGCGGCCGTCAGGTGGACAAGGTCGTCGACAGCGGTTACGCCGCCGGCGAGCATCAGGTGACCTGGACCCCGGGTTCCGACATGGCCTCGGGTGTCTACTTCTATCGGCTCGATACCAGCAACGGGCCGGTAACCGGACGGTTCACCGTCCTCCGGTAA